A portion of the Bacteroidales bacterium genome contains these proteins:
- a CDS encoding C69 family dipeptidase, with product MKVFIKTIVFILISGAVFAQEQVDCYTIIAGKDASFDGSVLVGHNEDDSGEILVNWFKVPARKYKNDSITLLNGTKIKQVNKTNSYLRFQVTGEKFGDAYLNEHSLVICSNACKSKEDTATGNIGCYFRRILAERAGNAKEAVKLGGKLIEELGYESSGRTYCIADKNEAWMLAVVKGKRWIAQRIPDNQVAIIPNYYTIQEVDLNDTLNFLSSPDIIEYATERGWYDTQKEFNFREVYGDSLTNIGKWNIPRHLSGLNHFQDNHFSKNDTLAFSFKPEKKVTLEDIKSILSNHFEKTDYCRLPANNNPHENKVRPVCTKSTQFSFIAQLRSNMPDEIGSLMWICPYNGCINPYIPIYFCIKNTHESYRLSTVEDCEDIHFQNDKNNLKDYPNHAYYIFAKYTDFIESNYSERIVEAKKFKIKIENELKSNQNKLEKSALEVYESYPDDVKKILTPYCNSFFQRVLKHYQNE from the coding sequence ATGAAAGTATTTATTAAAACTATAGTATTTATCTTAATATCAGGAGCTGTATTCGCTCAAGAACAAGTTGATTGTTACACAATTATTGCCGGAAAAGATGCAAGTTTTGACGGTTCTGTTCTTGTAGGTCATAATGAAGATGACAGCGGTGAAATACTTGTTAATTGGTTTAAAGTGCCTGCAAGGAAATACAAAAACGATTCAATAACGTTATTAAACGGAACAAAAATAAAGCAAGTTAATAAAACCAATTCATATTTACGTTTTCAAGTTACAGGAGAAAAATTCGGAGATGCATATTTAAACGAACATTCACTCGTAATTTGCTCAAATGCTTGTAAATCAAAAGAAGATACGGCAACAGGAAATATCGGCTGTTATTTCAGAAGAATTTTGGCAGAAAGAGCCGGTAATGCTAAAGAAGCTGTAAAACTCGGAGGTAAACTTATTGAAGAACTTGGTTATGAATCTTCCGGAAGAACATATTGCATTGCTGATAAAAATGAAGCTTGGATGCTGGCAGTTGTAAAAGGCAAACGCTGGATTGCTCAAAGAATACCGGATAATCAAGTTGCAATTATTCCAAATTATTATACTATTCAAGAAGTTGATTTAAACGATACACTAAACTTTCTTTCTTCTCCGGACATCATTGAATATGCAACAGAAAGAGGATGGTATGATACTCAAAAAGAATTCAATTTCAGAGAAGTTTACGGAGACTCGCTTACAAACATCGGAAAATGGAATATCCCTCGACATCTTTCCGGTTTAAATCATTTTCAGGATAATCATTTCAGCAAAAATGATACATTAGCTTTCTCTTTCAAACCTGAAAAAAAAGTTACATTGGAAGATATTAAATCTATTTTATCAAATCATTTTGAAAAGACAGATTATTGCAGATTACCTGCAAACAATAACCCGCATGAAAACAAAGTCAGACCTGTATGCACTAAAAGCACACAATTTAGTTTTATTGCTCAACTTCGTTCGAATATGCCTGATGAAATAGGCTCCTTAATGTGGATATGTCCGTATAACGGATGTATTAATCCATATATTCCGATTTATTTCTGTATTAAAAATACACATGAATCATACAGACTTTCTACTGTAGAAGATTGTGAAGATATACATTTTCAGAATGATAAAAATAATTTGAAAGATTATCCTAATCATGCTTATTACATTTTTGCAAAATATACAGACTTCATTGAAAGTAATTATTCCGAAAGAATTGTAGAAGCAAAAAAGTTCAAAATAAAAATTGAAAACGAATTGAAATCAAACCAAAATAAACTTGAAAAATCAGCATTAGAAGTATATGAATCTTATCCCGATGATGTAAAAAAAATATTAACACCATATTGTAATTCCTTTTTTCAAAGAGTTTTAAAACATTATCAAAATGAATAA